From the genome of Triticum aestivum cultivar Chinese Spring chromosome 3B, IWGSC CS RefSeq v2.1, whole genome shotgun sequence, one region includes:
- the LOC123069328 gene encoding 54S ribosomal protein L51, mitochondrial isoform X2, which translates to MALRGVWQLQKLVVNFCDWGGSSKGIRAFMESHLPAIKEKNPQLEVVTQLVRGQHPNLKGIYKNHNERVVCVRNLAPEDIMLQASRLRCSLGRKVVKLRTRHVTKRPSVQGTWTTELKM; encoded by the exons ATGGCGCTGAGGGGCGTTTGGCAGCTGCAGAAGCTCGTGGTGAACTTCTGCGATTGGGGAGGGAGCAGCAAGGGGATCAG GGCTTTTATGGAGTCGCATCTTCCAGCTATCAAGGAAAAGAATCCCCAGTTAGAGGTGGTGACACAGCTTGTCCGTGGCCAGCATCCTAACTTGAAGGGCATTTACA AAAACCATAATGAGAGAGTGGTTTGCGTCAGAAACTTGGCACCTGAGGACATAATGCTGCAAGCTAGTAGGCTAAGGTGTTCTCTGGGCAGGAAAGTGGTGAAGCTGAGAACCAGACACGTGACGAAGCGGCCAAGCGTCCAGGGAACATGGACGACGGAACTGAAGATGTGA
- the LOC123069328 gene encoding uncharacterized protein isoform X1 has protein sequence MALRGVWQLQKLVVNFCDWGGSSKGIRAFMESHLPAIKEKNPQLEVVTQLVRGQHPNLKGIYRVAGAGCSSILFFCCFVFVIGRFFINAHPRDSNLTDRTRPHVSKTRFMRHPCYFPWSRGCSCLYSECYS, from the exons ATGGCGCTGAGGGGCGTTTGGCAGCTGCAGAAGCTCGTGGTGAACTTCTGCGATTGGGGAGGGAGCAGCAAGGGGATCAG GGCTTTTATGGAGTCGCATCTTCCAGCTATCAAGGAAAAGAATCCCCAGTTAGAGGTGGTGACACAGCTTGTCCGTGGCCAGCATCCTAACTTGAAGGGCATTTACA GAGTTGCAGGAGCAGGTTGCTCCTCAATTCTGTTTTTCTGTTGCTTTGTGTTTGTTATTGGGAGATTTTTCATAAATGCACACCCTAGAGATTCGAATCTCACCGACAGGACCCGCCCACATGTCAGCAAGACACGGTTCATGCGTCATCCTTGTTATTTTCCATGGAGTCGTGGCTGTAGTTGCTTATATTCTGAGTGTTATTCTTAA
- the LOC123065205 gene encoding uncharacterized protein, translating into MEDGRRRRRRRKTAQRETAPATEIDAVPNDLLELVFLRLPLHRHLVYAACTCRRWRRVIAGDVGRFLLRYISLRGLSPAHFCGHYRVDERHRHPRPPGGNPVFVPSSSRWVAAAVARNLALDFLPRPGLAGRCWELADFWDDLLLLVLLDKETNWSPAYALVVCDPLTGRYRTVPPSAWFQGCGCLGAFLHGEDAGARISLSNFRVTCAVYRPGDGVARACAFSSAGGGRWISGAARSSMAVYGNQFGSGRGLGPFHFAGSSYRFAYWTVGDGIVLALDKKAAEFSSSVWLDESKYAALEDKRHTAEYAYQSPWFRACLS; encoded by the coding sequence ATGGaggacggccgccgccgccgccgccgccgcaagactGCCCAGAGGGAAACCGCGCCGGCAACCGAGATCGATGCCGTCCCGAACGATCTTCTCGAGCTCGTGTTCCTGCGCCTCCCCTTGCATCGCCACCTCGTCTACGCGGCGTGCACGTGCCGGCGCTGGCGCCGCGTGATCGCGGGCGACGTCGGACGCTTCCTTCTCCGGTACATCTCGCTCCGCGGCCTGTCGCCCGCCCACTTCTGCGGCCACTACCGCGTCGACGAGCGCCACCGGCACCCGCGTCCGCCCGGCGGCAACCCCGTCTTCGTCCCCTCCTCCTCGAGGTGGgtggccgccgccgtcgcgcggAACCTCGCGCTCGACTTCCTCCCGCGGCCGGGACTGGCGGGCCGCTGCTGGGAGCTCGCCGACTTCTGGGACGATCTCCTGCTCTTGGTGCTCCTAGACAAGGAGACAAATTGGTCGCCGGCGTATGCCCTGGTCGTCTGCGATCCGCTCACGGGGCGCTACAGGACCGTCCCGCCCTCGGCGTGGTTCCAGGGCTGCGGTTGCCTGGGCGCCTTCCTCCACGGCGAGGATGCGGGCGCGCGCATCAGCCTGTCCAACTTCAGGGTCACGTGCGCGGTCTATCGCCCTGGGGACGGCGTCGCCAGGGCCTGCGCGTTCTCGTCCGCCGGCGGCGGCCGCTGGATCTCCGGCGCCGCTCGTAGCAGCATGGCAGTCTACGGCAACCAGTTCGGGAGCGGCAGGGGGCTGGGCCCCTTCCACTTCGCAGGGAGCTCCTACAGGTTCGCCTACTGGACGGTGGGAGACGGCATCGTGCTCGCTCtggacaagaaggccgccgagttCTCCTCCTCCGTCTGGCTGGACGAGTCGAAGTACGCCGCGCTCGAGGACAAGCGACACACCGCCGAGTACGCCTACCAGAGCCCGTGGTTCCGAGCCTGCTTATCCTAG